Proteins from one Natrinema salinisoli genomic window:
- a CDS encoding 50S ribosomal protein L19e → MTDLSAQKRLAADVMDVGKNRVWFDPEAQGDIAEAITRDEIRELVDEGRIQADDPSGNSRGRARERNAKRSYGHQNGQGKRRGKKGARQNEKDEWQNKIRAQRRKLRELRDKGELTPTQYRQLYKKAGGGEFRSVRYLLNYIDETYGDQ, encoded by the coding sequence ATGACTGATCTGAGCGCACAGAAGCGACTCGCCGCCGACGTCATGGACGTCGGAAAGAACCGCGTCTGGTTCGATCCGGAGGCTCAGGGGGACATCGCCGAAGCGATCACACGCGACGAGATCCGCGAACTCGTCGACGAGGGTCGCATTCAGGCCGACGACCCCTCGGGCAACTCCCGAGGCCGTGCTCGCGAGCGCAACGCGAAGCGCTCCTACGGCCACCAGAACGGGCAGGGCAAGCGCCGCGGCAAGAAGGGCGCACGCCAGAACGAGAAAGACGAATGGCAGAACAAGATTCGCGCACAGCGCCGGAAGCTCCGCGAACTCCGCGACAAGGGCGAGCTAACGCCCACGCAGTACCGCCAGCTCTACAAGAAGGCCGGCGGCGGGGAGTTCCGCAGCGTTCGGTACCTGCTGAACTACATCGACGAAACCTACGGTGACCAATAA
- a CDS encoding 50S ribosomal protein L18: protein MATGPRYKVPMRRRREVRTDYHQRLRLLKSGKPRLVARKSNKHTTAQLVTPGPQGDETLASAHSSDLAEYGWDAPTSNISAAYLTGLLAGQRAVEAGLEEAVLDIGLNTATPGNKVFAVQEGAIDAGLEIPHNDSVLADWSRTRGEHIAEYAEQLEEPLYSGDFDATDLPEHFDDVREAILE, encoded by the coding sequence ATGGCGACAGGACCACGATACAAAGTGCCGATGCGGCGTCGCCGTGAGGTCCGGACGGACTACCACCAGAGGTTGCGCCTGCTGAAGTCGGGTAAGCCCCGCCTCGTCGCTCGAAAGAGCAACAAGCACACCACGGCGCAGCTGGTTACTCCCGGACCTCAGGGAGACGAGACGCTCGCGAGCGCACACTCGAGCGATCTGGCGGAGTACGGCTGGGACGCACCCACGAGCAACATTTCCGCGGCGTACCTGACCGGCCTGCTGGCCGGCCAGCGAGCCGTCGAGGCGGGTCTCGAGGAAGCGGTCCTCGACATCGGTCTCAACACGGCCACGCCCGGCAACAAGGTGTTCGCGGTACAGGAGGGCGCGATCGACGCCGGCCTCGAGATCCCGCACAACGACAGCGTGCTGGCAGACTGGTCGCGAACTCGCGGCGAGCACATCGCCGAGTACGCCGAACAGCTCGAGGAGCCGCTCTACAGCGGTGACTTCGACGCGACTGACCTTCCCGAACACTTCGACGACGTACGAGAGGCGATTCTCGAATGA
- a CDS encoding 50S ribosomal protein L30: MKAIVQIRGEVNRQEDVQDTLSMLNIHNVNHCTLVPETDAYEGMIAKVNDYVAVGEPDADVLETLLAKRAEPLEGDQSDVDEEWLADNTEYDDFGGLAEALLSEETTLRDEGLSPTLRLHPPRGGHDGIKKPTVEGGQLGKHTTGEINDLLESMR; this comes from the coding sequence ATGAAGGCGATCGTTCAAATTCGCGGCGAAGTGAATCGACAGGAAGACGTGCAGGACACCCTGTCGATGCTCAACATCCACAACGTCAACCACTGTACGCTCGTCCCCGAGACGGACGCGTACGAAGGGATGATCGCGAAGGTCAACGACTACGTTGCCGTCGGAGAGCCCGATGCCGACGTGCTCGAGACCCTGCTCGCGAAGCGAGCGGAGCCCCTCGAGGGCGACCAGTCGGACGTCGACGAGGAGTGGCTCGCGGACAACACGGAGTACGACGACTTCGGCGGGCTCGCCGAGGCGCTCCTGTCGGAGGAGACCACGCTTCGTGACGAGGGACTGTCACCGACGCTTCGACTCCACCCACCGCGGGGGGGTCACGACGGTATCAAAAAGCCGACCGTCGAGGGCGGCCAACTCGGAAAGCATACAACAGGGGAGATTAACGACCTCCTAGAATCGATGCGATAA
- a CDS encoding 30S ribosomal protein S5 produces the protein MSNYNDSGWEPVTRLGRKVQEGDIETMEAALNSGLPLKEPELVDQLLPGLEDEVLDINMVQRMTDSGRRVKFRCVVAVGNRDGFIGYAEGRDDQVGSAIQKAIGIAKLNMIQVPRGSGSWEDRSDRPHSLTRRTTGKAGSVEVELIPAPEGLGLAASDTVRHVLELAGIENAWTKSHGNTRTTVNLAKATYNALENASQSRHPRRRPDRERAEVSE, from the coding sequence ATGAGCAACTACAACGATAGCGGATGGGAACCCGTTACCCGTCTCGGCCGGAAGGTCCAGGAGGGCGACATCGAGACGATGGAAGCTGCCCTCAACTCTGGCCTCCCGCTGAAGGAACCCGAACTCGTCGACCAGCTCCTCCCCGGACTGGAAGACGAAGTGCTGGACATCAATATGGTTCAGCGGATGACCGACTCCGGACGACGCGTGAAGTTCCGCTGTGTCGTCGCGGTCGGCAATCGCGACGGGTTCATCGGCTACGCGGAAGGCCGAGACGACCAGGTCGGCTCTGCCATCCAGAAGGCGATCGGTATCGCGAAGCTGAACATGATCCAGGTGCCCCGCGGCTCGGGCTCCTGGGAGGACCGCTCGGACCGGCCACACTCGCTGACCCGACGGACCACCGGCAAGGCCGGCTCCGTCGAGGTCGAGCTCATCCCCGCCCCCGAAGGGCTGGGGCTGGCCGCCAGCGACACCGTCCGTCACGTCCTCGAGCTGGCCGGCATCGAGAACGCCTGGACGAAGAGTCACGGCAACACTCGAACGACGGTCAACCTCGCGAAGGCGACGTACAACGCACTCGAGAACGCCTCCCAGTCGCGCCATCCGCGACGACGGCCAGACCGAGAGCGAGCTGAGGTGAGCGAGTGA
- a CDS encoding 50S ribosomal protein L32e, protein MADDQSNDEPQDLEDISGVGASKADALRDAGFESIQDVKEADQGDLAEAEGVGNALAARIKADVGDLEVTEETEAEIEDEGVEEEAEPDEDVETELQPRGLTEKTPDLSDKEERLLNRRRSEGKPQFNRQDYHKKKRTPESWRRPRGQLSKQRRGVKGKGPKVQAGYRTPKEVRGKHPSGFEEVYVENTDDLEGVDGDTEAVRIASAVGARKRERIEELAEEQGVRVLNPTYEEVEVESND, encoded by the coding sequence ATGGCAGACGACCAATCCAACGACGAACCACAGGATCTCGAAGACATCAGCGGCGTCGGCGCGAGCAAGGCAGACGCGCTCCGTGACGCCGGCTTCGAGTCCATCCAGGACGTCAAGGAAGCCGATCAGGGCGACCTCGCCGAAGCCGAGGGCGTCGGGAACGCACTCGCCGCCCGTATCAAGGCCGACGTCGGTGACCTCGAGGTCACCGAGGAGACCGAGGCCGAGATCGAAGACGAAGGCGTCGAGGAGGAAGCAGAGCCCGACGAAGACGTCGAGACCGAACTGCAGCCCCGCGGGCTGACCGAGAAGACGCCCGACCTCTCCGACAAGGAGGAACGACTCCTCAACCGTCGGCGGAGCGAAGGGAAACCGCAGTTCAACCGACAGGACTACCACAAGAAAAAGCGGACGCCGGAATCCTGGCGTCGACCCCGCGGCCAGCTGTCCAAGCAGCGCCGCGGCGTCAAGGGCAAGGGCCCGAAAGTCCAGGCCGGCTACCGCACGCCGAAAGAAGTCCGGGGCAAACACCCGAGCGGCTTCGAAGAGGTCTACGTCGAGAACACGGACGACCTCGAGGGCGTCGACGGTGACACGGAGGCGGTTCGGATCGCCTCCGCCGTCGGTGCGCGCAAGCGAGAGCGTATCGAAGAGCTCGCAGAGGAGCAGGGCGTTCGCGTCCTGAATCCGACCTACGAGGAAGTCGAGGTGGAATCAAATGACTGA
- a CDS encoding 50S ribosomal protein L6, whose product MRVELEIPENVSVEVDRFDVTVEGPEGSVTRRLWYPDVTVETDDDQVVIESGAEDAKTNSTVGTFESHITNAIHGVTEGWEYEMEVFYSHFPMQVRVEGDEVVIENFLGEKAPRRTTIHGETDVTVDDEQLVLSGPSKEDVGQTAADIEQLTKVSGKDTRVFQDGVYITAKPAKGGA is encoded by the coding sequence ATGCGAGTCGAACTGGAAATCCCCGAGAACGTATCCGTCGAGGTCGACCGTTTCGACGTCACCGTCGAGGGCCCGGAAGGCAGCGTTACGCGCCGCCTCTGGTACCCCGACGTGACCGTCGAGACCGACGACGACCAGGTGGTAATCGAGAGCGGTGCCGAGGACGCGAAGACGAATTCGACCGTCGGCACCTTCGAGAGCCACATCACCAACGCCATCCACGGCGTGACCGAGGGTTGGGAGTACGAGATGGAAGTCTTCTACTCTCACTTCCCGATGCAGGTCCGCGTGGAGGGCGACGAGGTCGTCATCGAGAACTTCCTCGGCGAAAAGGCACCGCGACGAACGACTATCCACGGTGAAACCGACGTGACCGTCGACGACGAGCAGCTCGTCCTGTCCGGCCCCAGCAAGGAGGACGTCGGACAGACGGCGGCCGACATCGAGCAGCTGACGAAGGTCAGCGGCAAGGACACCCGCGTCTTCCAGGACGGGGTCTACATCACCGCCAAACCCGCCAAAGGAGGTGCCTGA
- a CDS encoding 30S ribosomal protein S8, with translation MTGNDPLSNALSGLDNAESVGHLTHEVTPASNEIGSVLEVFYDRGYIDGFEYVDDGKAGQFEVELKGAINECGPIKPRYAVGAEDFEKWEKRYLPARDFGALVVTTSSGIMSHYEARDQGIGGQVIAYVY, from the coding sequence ATGACCGGAAACGATCCACTCAGTAACGCGCTCTCGGGGCTCGACAACGCCGAGAGTGTGGGTCATCTCACCCACGAGGTAACGCCCGCCTCGAACGAAATCGGCAGCGTACTCGAGGTCTTCTACGACCGCGGGTACATCGACGGCTTCGAGTACGTCGACGACGGTAAAGCCGGTCAGTTCGAGGTCGAATTGAAAGGAGCGATCAACGAGTGCGGCCCCATCAAGCCCCGCTACGCCGTTGGCGCCGAAGACTTCGAGAAGTGGGAGAAGCGCTATCTCCCCGCTCGAGACTTCGGAGCCCTCGTCGTCACGACGAGCAGTGGCATCATGAGCCACTACGAGGCGCGCGACCAGGGTATTGGGGGCCAGGTGATCGCATACGTCTACTAA